A segment of the Sphingobacterium oryzagri genome:
CCTGTACATCCTGATTTAGTAAAGAAAACAACTCATGCGGATTGGCAACGGTAAGATAAGCATTAAACTCCTGAAAGTTTTCGGTAAAGATCAGTCCGGCCAAACTCAGCAATTGCTGTCGGTAATTCCAGTTCTCGTTGTTCGCAATTTTCTGCTCCGCAAAATCCATGATCCAGGCCAGCAAATCTGGTCGATCGTCTAACAGTTGATTAAGCATAATCGACAGTTCCTGCTTGACCTTGCTGGTGTTCATCTCTATTTTGTAGGCAGCGTCGAGATTAAGTTCGTAGGTAAAGCTGCGAATCACTTTTTGCGAAAATCCATCAATGGTGCTGATGGTAAAATGCCCGTAATTGTGCAATATCTTACGATATACCTGGTAAGCTTTTTCTTGCAATTCCTGCGCTGTCCATTGCGCAGATTGCTGCAAAAGAAGCTGACGAAAGTCGTTGATTTTCCGGCTGCTATCGCCAATAGCTAATCCATGAAGCACGCTCAGAATGCGTTCCTTCATCTCGGCGGTCGCTTTATTGGTAAACGTTACGGCGAGGATTTCCCGGTAACTATTTTCGTTCGCCAATAGCAGCGTAATGTAGTGCAACGTCAAGCTAAAGGTTTTACCAGAGCCCGCCGAAGCTTTTAATATTTTCAAAGGAGCAACCGCATTCATAGTATGAAAGTAAATATTAAAATGTGAAATGAAAAACGGAAACCCGCAGAATTTAGTTGCCTGTCGCTATTGTGCAGAAGAAAATCATTTTTGCAGCGCAGATCTAAGGATATGTATTATTTACTTTAATACGCTGAATACTTGCTTTTACCATGTGATTAGGTTTATGTATCGTTTACTTTTTAATTATTGACTTAGCCACATACGTTTTCCCTTTTTAACTTCTTGAAGGTTAGCTTTTAGTAGATTACTCTATTAATGTGTTTTTACTTTTTAATTATTGACTTAGCCACATACGTTTTCCTTTTTAACTTCTTGAAGCTTAGCTTTTAGCATATCACTCCATTAAAGTGTTTTTACTTTTTAATTTTACCTTTTTAATTTTTGGCTTAGCCACATACGTTTTCCTTTTTAACTTCTTGAAGGTTAGCTTTTAGCATATCACTGCATTCATGTGTTTTTACTTTTTAATTTTACTTTTTAATTATCGACTTAGCCACATACGTTTTCCTTTTTAACTTCTTGAAGGTTAGCTTTTAGCATATCACTGCATTCATGTGTTTTTACTTTTTAATTTTACCTTTTTAATTATTATCTTTGCATCCCCTCTTGCATGAAGCTCGGGGGATATGTTGAATACATAACAAACAAAAAAACATGGCAACTAAAATCAGATTGCAAAGACACGGTAAAAAAGGTAAACCTTTTTACCACGTAGTAGTAGCAGATTCACGTGCTCCACGTGATGGTAAATTCATCGAACGTATCGGTTCTTACAACCCAAACACCAATCCAGCGACGATCATCTTGGATTTCGAAAAAGCATTGGATTGGGTAAACAAAGGTGCACAACCTACGGATACAGCTCGTACCATCCTTTCTACAAAAGGCGTACTTTACAAAAAACACTTACAAGGTGGTGTTAAAAAAGGTGCATTTGACGATGCAAAAGCTGAAGAGCTTTTCGCAAAATGGTCTGAAGGTAATGACGCAAAAATCGAAGGTAAGAAAAGTGGCTTAGCACAAACTAAAGAAGAGGCTAAAAAAGCTGCTCTTACTGCTGAAGCTAAGAAAAATGCAGACAAAGCTGCTGCTGTTGCTGCTAAAAACGCACCTGTTGAAGAGGCTCCAGCTGCTGAAGAAGCAGAAACTGAAGCTCCTGCATCAGAAGAAACTGAAGGATAATTTCTATTCATACAGATTCAAGAAAGCCGAATCCCAACCGATTCGGCTTTTTTAATACGGCAGCAACTGCTGACGCTATTTATTTAACTTTTTAATTAGAAAATGAACATATCGGACGCTTTTTGTATAGGATACATCACCAAAACTCGTGGTTTAAAAGGAGAAGTACAATTATTCTTCGAGTTTGAAGATTATATGGAACTGGATTTCGATATGCTTTTTCTGGAGATGAACAAAAAGCTGGTTCCTTATTTTGTGGATACGATTAAGGTACAAAAAAATAGCACAGCCTATTTGAATCTGGAAGATGTCGATCATATCGACAAAGCGCAGCCACTGGTGAAGAAAAAAGCCTACCTCCCCAATGACAAAATGCCCGAGAGAGATCCTGATGATTTCAGGTATAGCGATCTTGTCGGATTTTTAGTAATCGACGAGCAAGAAGGCGAGATTGGCTCCATAACCGCTGTACAAGAACTGCCGCAACAATTTGTTGCTACGGTAGATTTTCATGGACACGAGTTGTTATTCCCGCTTAATGAAGACTTGATATTAGATATCGACATGCAAGAACAGATTATCGAAGTTGAGCTACCTGAAGGCTTAGTTGATCTCTATCGCGGCGAAGAATAACTGGGAAAAAAGAAAATAACGGCGCCCGCCGGATGGTTTTCCAAATGTTACGTTAGCTTATTCGATTTCTATGGAATAACGTTGGACATTGATCAGCGCTAAAGACGCGCGCGATTTTTACTTTTCAATTTGAATAATAAGGTGGATCACCCTGCCAAAAAAATCATTTAGATATTCCCGAAGAACTAAACTGTGCAGTCGACAACAGGAAAATAACTGCCGATGTCAAGCAAGTTAGCGAAGAATGTCTCGTCTGCCAGTGTAAATAACTGATCAAGTTTAGCTTACCCAGTGTTACACTTTTATACAATGAGTCATTCAAGGCCAATAAAAAAATTGTAGAACGCCTGGCGAAAACAGATAAAAGCAAAAATAGCGTCGTTAAATAATGTTAAAGGCGCTGTTTTTATTAGGCTTAGTTCGTATTTTAAAGATCTAAATAGCCCAAAGATCGTTAATTATGAATTACAGTAGAATCAATAACCTAGTTGGCTGGCTTGTAGCGACACTTGCTACTATTGTTTACATCCTGACAGCAGATCGATTTAACAGTTGGTGGGATACCGGTGAGTTTATCGCTTCGGCCTATAAATTACAGATCGTACACCAACCCGGTGCGCCGCTCTTTTTGATGATCCAAAATGTGTTTTCAAATCTCGCCGGAGGCGACGTAACGCAAATTGCGTACTGGATGAATATAGGTTCAGCCGTATGTAGCGGTTTGACCGTGCTTTTTCTTTTTTGGACGATAACCGCTTTGGCGCGAAAATTAAGGCGCAAAGATGCGCAGCAGGAAAGCGGCTGGCAAATTGTACAAATCCAGCTAGCTGGATTTATCGGCGCAGCAGCATACGCCTTTACGGATTCGTTTTGGTATTCCGCTGTAGAATCCGAGGTGTATGCGATGTCGTCGCTATGCACTGCAGCTGTCTTTTGGTTAGCATTGAAATGGGAAAAACGAGCAGACCAACCCGGAGCAGACCGTTGGTTGTTAGTGATTATGTATATCATGGGTTTATCGATCGGTGTGCATCTGTTAAACCTGCTTACGATTCCCGCCATCGCATTAATTGTATATTTCCGTAAAAAGCGCGTCGTGACATTTCAAGGCGTAGCGCTGGCTTTAGGTATCGGTATCGCTATTTTAGGCTTTGTATTGTGGGGCGTTATCCAATATCTCGTTCGGTTTGCAGCGCAGTTTGACCTGTTATTCGTTAATCAATTGGGCTTCGGATTTGGTTCTGGTGCACTCTTTTTTGCGGCGGTGTTAATCGCGGCGCTAGTCATTGGTTTACTACACAGTATAAAAAGAAATAAGCCGATGTTAAACACGTTATTGCTCGGCGTATGCTTGGTCTTATTTGGCTACTCATCTTATGCCATGATTGTTATCCGAGCACATGCCGATCCGTCATTAAACAATAATGCACCGGATAATATCTATTCTTTTCTCGGCTATCTCAGTAGGGAACAATACGCAAGTGAGCCATTGTTAAAAGGGCCGTTGTTTGATGCGAAGGAAGTCAATGTAACCTATGATAGCACTTACAAAAAGGGAACAGATCGTTATGAAAAATTAACCGGGAAACCGACTTACAGCTACGACAAAGAAATGTTGTTTCCGCGCTTATATAGCCAAAAGCATCAAGATTATTACCGGATGTACCTGGGTTTAAACAACGGACAGCAAGTGTCGTTTATGGACAATTTAAGGTTTTTATTTTCTTACCAGCTGGGCGATATGTATGGGCGCTATTTTATGTGGAATTTTGTCGGTAGACAAAATGATGAACAACGGTTTTCTGGAACAACCAATGGAAACTGGCTCTCGGGGATACGCATCGTTGATGATGCACGGTTGGGTGGACAGCAAGAGTTGCCGACGGGCATGCAGGTGGATCCGAGTCGAAATGTTTACTATTATATTCCGCTATTCATTGGCATTATTGGCTTGCTTTGGCAGTTTAAAAAAGATCGTAAAAATGCGATAATCGTCGCTTTGTTGTTCTTTTTTACAGGTATAGCAATTGTACTTTATTTAAATCAAACACCAATGCAGCCGCGCGAACGAGATTACGCCTATGCGGGGTCGTTCTATGCTTTCGCGATCTGGATTGGCTTTGGCGTGCTTGCGCTGATTGATGTGTTCCGCCGAAAATTGCACATGCGTGCCGCTACGCTTACGGCGGGTGTTTTGTGTACAATTGGTGCGCCTGTGCTCTTGTTGACAGAAAACTGGGACGATCACGATCGCTCCGAACGAGATTTTGCACGCCAGGTAGCATATAATTATCTCCAATCCTGCGATCCTAACGCGATACTCTTTACTTACGCGGATAACGATACCTTTCCTTTATGGTATTTGCAAGAAGTGGAAGGCGTAAGAACAGATGTCCGGATTGTCAACCTTAGTTATTTGCAATCGCACTGGTATGTAAAGCAATTGAAAAACAAGGTGAATAATGCCGAACCTGTGGATACGGCCATCACGGCTGAAAAGTTAGCACAAGGTGTACGCGATTATCTTCCGTTTATCGATCGGGAGATTCAAGAGCCAGTAGATTTGGATAAGCTGATGGAGTTTTTGTTGTCTGATAACCAAACCAATCAAGTGCAGATGCAGGATGGTAGCTTTATCAATTACCTGCCGACTAAACGATGGAAGATGGTTGTCGATAAAGAAGCA
Coding sequences within it:
- the rimM gene encoding ribosome maturation factor RimM (Essential for efficient processing of 16S rRNA), coding for MNISDAFCIGYITKTRGLKGEVQLFFEFEDYMELDFDMLFLEMNKKLVPYFVDTIKVQKNSTAYLNLEDVDHIDKAQPLVKKKAYLPNDKMPERDPDDFRYSDLVGFLVIDEQEGEIGSITAVQELPQQFVATVDFHGHELLFPLNEDLILDIDMQEQIIEVELPEGLVDLYRGEE
- a CDS encoding protein O-mannosyl-transferase family; amino-acid sequence: MNYSRINNLVGWLVATLATIVYILTADRFNSWWDTGEFIASAYKLQIVHQPGAPLFLMIQNVFSNLAGGDVTQIAYWMNIGSAVCSGLTVLFLFWTITALARKLRRKDAQQESGWQIVQIQLAGFIGAAAYAFTDSFWYSAVESEVYAMSSLCTAAVFWLALKWEKRADQPGADRWLLVIMYIMGLSIGVHLLNLLTIPAIALIVYFRKKRVVTFQGVALALGIGIAILGFVLWGVIQYLVRFAAQFDLLFVNQLGFGFGSGALFFAAVLIAALVIGLLHSIKRNKPMLNTLLLGVCLVLFGYSSYAMIVIRAHADPSLNNNAPDNIYSFLGYLSREQYASEPLLKGPLFDAKEVNVTYDSTYKKGTDRYEKLTGKPTYSYDKEMLFPRLYSQKHQDYYRMYLGLNNGQQVSFMDNLRFLFSYQLGDMYGRYFMWNFVGRQNDEQRFSGTTNGNWLSGIRIVDDARLGGQQELPTGMQVDPSRNVYYYIPLFIGIIGLLWQFKKDRKNAIIVALLFFFTGIAIVLYLNQTPMQPRERDYAYAGSFYAFAIWIGFGVLALIDVFRRKLHMRAATLTAGVLCTIGAPVLLLTENWDDHDRSERDFARQVAYNYLQSCDPNAILFTYADNDTFPLWYLQEVEGVRTDVRIVNLSYLQSHWYVKQLKNKVNNAEPVDTAITAEKLAQGVRDYLPFIDREIQEPVDLDKLMEFLLSDNQTNQVQMQDGSFINYLPTKRWKMVVDKEAVIANKILPTTWNAAVPDEMTWDYNQNFITRAELALLGIVKNNQWKRPIYFTNYTPEDKMAGLSKYLMDEGLVKKLVPVSLDESSGEEAMVNVEKLYDHAVHNFNWGNYGQQAFVDVDSRHYMTNFVLPQVYDRTVRLLREKGDLTKAKDVAIAATNILPKRVYGAEETYLYGEIVDTLYKSKEKPLAQQVVRRHLTFLDEQLQYAQALMRDKPESLDTRGLQYSLAALERYQSILKEQDQPLYAQADDLYRRYTSRFLREQ
- a CDS encoding 30S ribosomal protein S16 — its product is MATKIRLQRHGKKGKPFYHVVVADSRAPRDGKFIERIGSYNPNTNPATIILDFEKALDWVNKGAQPTDTARTILSTKGVLYKKHLQGGVKKGAFDDAKAEELFAKWSEGNDAKIEGKKSGLAQTKEEAKKAALTAEAKKNADKAAAVAAKNAPVEEAPAAEEAETEAPASEETEG